gCAGGGTAAGCTTCCTAATCCACACTCTTTTTAAGAATCCATTTAACCACCAAAAAGATGCTCTAGGTTTATAGATTTAGGATAATTTGAATATTGCAGTTTATCTCtagtaaagaaggaaaatagatCCTTTTTGAACTGTCAGTTTGCTTCTTCAAACTAAGAGACCCATGGCTGCATAGTACACTTCTATCAAAAACTTATGATAGAGCTGGCAAACATGCAAGTACCTTTTACTAGAATGTCTGTTGGGACATTTCACCCAAGCCCTTGCTGCTCCTACCTCAAGATGAATGATACTAGAATATACgccaagcaaacaaaattaaactcTGATGAAAACATTGGTAGTTGAGGAATATTAAGTGCAGATTAAAGAGTAGTATTTGTTCTTGACATCTCTTATCTAATGTTACAGTTGGTATCAGCCCTTGAGTGAAGCAGAGAAGATAAAATGGTTCATTGTGGTGGCGTGTGTTTCTTGTTAACGGTTTAAGTGTTTATACCAGTTGGTTGCTCCCAAATACCTTTCCCCCTGAAAAGAGAATGGTGCCTTCCTGAGTTTCCCCACCTTTTCCCCTACATCACTCAACCTGAGAGCCTTCCCACTCTTCCACAATGGTCCCTGTCAATCCTCCTCTTGTCCAATCACCCCAGGTTCCCGGTTGCCCATCAATGTAATCCCTGCCCTTTATTCAAGACCTTTCCTTGCCCATCAATGTAATCCCTGCCCTTTATTCAAGACCTTTCCTTGCCCATCAATGTAAACCCTGCCCTCtattccagacccttccctgtCCATCTCCCAAGCTTCAAGGCCCCATTAGCCTAAGTGACTGGTCCTCTCCGCCCTCtcatccctgtgggtccctATATTGTACTCTCGTCCCCTTGCTCCTCCCTTTTAGGCTCTTCATTGGTTGATTGTTTGTACCCTTCCATCAATTTTAAGTTCTCCAAAACCCTGacccccccgccccccccaACTGTGTTTAGGGCTTTTTTGGTCCCTGATCCCCCTGGGGAATAGAGCTCTCTGGGATTCACACTGAAGGCTCCTCTCTGTCCTTTACCCCTGTCCTCGGCGCTTTTCCTACTATCAAAAGCCGTAGAGCATGCCAGCCTGACCCACACAACTCTATCCCTGTGTGGCTTTCGGGACACAGCCCATacatctgctgctgtgctgggggctaGCCTGGGCTACCTGAAAACTTAAGCACAGCGACAGTTCTTTAAACATTCACTTACTTTATCACTTATATTCAGGTTCTGTAATGAACTTCTTGAgggtttaaaatatttcatgcaaAAGTTGTTCACAGTATCATATGGCTGCAAGGCAGGAAATTCTGATTTGACAACTTgatgaaaaagatttttaacaGTGGTAAACTATTAGTAATCCTGGCATGGGTAATACAGTCCCTTGTATGATTAAATGGGTTCAGTATGGCCACATATCCTCATGAGAAATACAGAACAGGAGGAAATGAAAGGAAGGGCTGTTAAGATGATCAGGGAAATGGAAATCTGCCTGTGTGAGAAGAGTTTGTTGAGTCTCCATTTATAGAACTGAGAGGTGATATGACTGGTCTCCATCATTACTTCAGAATGCCAACAATGTTTGCACAGTGACAAGCAGGTATAAATTGACCAGGAATACATTTAAggatgaaatgagaaaaatatttctaatcaGCAAAGGAAACATGTTTTGAAAGAGGAGATGCAGCAACAAAATGCCTAAGAACAGTACATGGTGGTTTTTCTTAACAGCTTGTGTAAGTTTGACATGGCTGGCTGTGATCACAAAGGAAGGGATTCAGCATCTTTTCTGTGAACACATCTGGCCAGTGTCCTTTATcaataaagaggaaaacaggTTTTTGGATGCACTTGGAGACTGCAGTGTGCGGGGTGAGAAGGGTTGTTGCTTACTAAACGGTCAGTCATCTGATCTGTGGCCTTATCCCTGCACTGATCTGGTGAAAAAAGCGTCTGgattcaaaattaaaacaatcaaattttaaatacttgatGCCAACTTAGTTGCAACATAACATTTATATCTGTCTTTTATAACATACCTTGTGAACTGCAAACTAAAGAACAGTTTAGCTATGAATTaacagtaatttctgttttacttaCTCTTAATTTCTAAAGACAATAGTTATACATTCTATATTCTTTGAAAATCTCAACCCAAACTCTAGGTTTGCATCTCTGCCATTTACTCCAAAAATTCCTCTATATTTGAGACTCCACCACTTAAGCAGTGATCACTACTTCAGCAGAAAGCTAAGTAGCTGAGGAAAGAAAGCGAATTAACTGGGATGTATGTGTTTCCTGTCCCAATCCCATGCATATTTTCCACTCCAACTCTTAGTCACACTtcatggaaatacagaaaaaaacaaccaatcTCCCATGACTACTGCaaataatcaaattttaaaaagtaatgacagaagaaaaattgtaaGAATAAATATTGAACTTCTTCTGtccactgaagagaaaaatcctcAACTTTTCCAAGCATGTCTAAGATAAACACGAAGTTACTGTGGCATTCTTGTGGTGTCGGTATGCCACTTTTAGctcatttcatttcacaaaCAAAGGCTGCAACATATCATATTTTAGCAGAGTCTAATTCCTTTATTAAAGCCAGACGTTGCAGGCTGTGATGTCTCTGACAAGAAGTCATTTCAGTTGACACTCAGCGCTGCGGGGGGACGCGCACAGCCAGCCCTCCCCTGCAGCACGGCAGCCAGGCTGAGGCGCCCGGCCTGGACTGGGCTCCTCGGTACGCGGGCCTGCGGAAAGCCGGCCCCTACTTTTCCTCTTCAGCCATCGAAGCAGGTAAACGCTCCGTCCAGTCTTTTCAGCGAGAAGCAGGACGAGAGGACAGCCTCCCACCGCGCCAGGGGACGTTTAGTTTGGACATTCCGAGAAATTTCCTCACAGAAACGGTGATTATAtactggaatgggctgccccGGGAGGGAgtggagtcaccgtccctggaggtatttaaggAAAGACGGcgtggcactgagtgccattGTCTATTGAGATGGTGGTGATCGGTCACAAGCTGGGCTGGATGTTCTCAGGGGTCTCTTCTAGCCCAGTCCGTTCTGTGGCTCCCAGGACCACACCAGGCTCCGCACGGGCGGGCTCCGCTGGAGTGCCGTGCGGGTTCTCCCGCCAGGCCCAGCACTTCCGGGCCGCCTCTCGCTGAGCATCTTGGGACCTGTAGTATCCGAGCGGAAGATACCGCAGCTATTGCGCATGCGAAGAAACTCCTCCGCGCCACTCCGCGGGGGCGCTTGGCGCACTCCAGCCACGTGATTCCCAAGGCCCCGCCGCTTCCTGCCcggcagcccctgctgcaggagaacCCGCCCTCCGACCGGAAAGCGGGCTTATCACGTGGGCCTCAGAGACCAATCAGCTGCCTCGGTTTCCGGACACCGCCCTGCCGTCGTCCCGCAATTCCGCGAGATGGCGGCGCTGGGGGCCCGGTGGCTCCTGCGGCCCGGCTGGCGCTGGTTCTCGGAGACGGTTCCCGGTGCCCCCTCGCCGCCCGCCAGCTCCCTCTACCCGCCCGTGGTGGCATCCATCACGGCCAAGAGCAAAGCGGCCAAATCCCGACGCCTGCAGCGCTTCAACCAGCGGGTGCACTCGGCGGCTACGGTGGAGGAGAAGCTGCGGCTGTACGGGAAGCTGCAACGGCCCAAGTACACCGTGTACCCGCAGACCTTCGCCCTCAACGCCGATCGCTGGTACCGCAGTTTCACAAAGACCGTCTTGGTGCCGGGGATGCCCCCGAGAGCCGCAGCCGCGAAACTCTCGGTAGCGGCGGCGGGAATGAGCCCCGAGGCAGGCAGAGCTCCGGAGCCGGGAGCGGAAGCGCCGGCGGCTGCGGAGGTTCCGGGGGATGCGGAGGTGCTGGGGGATGCGGGGGCGCCAGGGGCCGCGAAAACTCCGGGGCCCGGGGCGGAAGCGGCGCCGTGTCTGGGTTTAAGCGAGCTGCGCTCTCTCGCCTGCGACGCCCTTCTTCAGGAGAGCTTCTACCAGAGCAAGAAGCGGCCGTTCCTCTACCGCGACCAGGATCACACTCCCGGCCCCTTCCTCACGCAGCTCGTTTCCACCCTCGCCGCTTCCCTGTCCGGTCGCAACCCACTGCTGGCGGCTTCCTCCCTCGGTACGGAGCGAGGTTGGCAGGGAAAGGTGGGAACCGTTGGGCGATAGGGCCAGTCTGTGAGCTGGCACGAGTGTCGCTGGTGTATTGTACTTGTCAAGACTAGTAATCACTTGTAATTTGTCTCCATCCTTCTGCatggattttgggttttgtatCTCATTTCAGCTACAGAAGAGCTGGGAGGGTTTTAAATGCAAGAGGCGAatcactgcttttctgtttttccttgttctgttcCAGATCTAAACCCTGAAGTTAACTATTACTGGCATCACGGTGAGGAAGTTGTTGTTCACGGACGTCGAAAGGGTAGAGTTGATCCTGTGCGATTCCAAATAGATGATAACCCACATCTCCAGATCCGTGTACCAAAGCAGCTTCCTGAGGTGTGGATGTTTTCATCAGCAATAActgcattttcacttttctttctgacaaCCATTGACACCATGCAGAGCTAGTCTGTGGAGGACCTAGTTAATCATTATGTAGCATGTTTGGGTATTTATTGAATCTTAGTACCTTTTCTGCATTGTGGTGATGGCTTTGTTGATACTGAGATGGTCTTCTGAACTTTTGGTTCTCCTTGTACTTTAAATTgcatgtttttatatttaattgaaTAATTAATGTTCTGTGCTTGGAAGCCGAGACAAGAATGGGAAATGTGCTGTGGAATGTTTTCACTGGAGGAGAATAGCagcagagtaaaaaaaaattaggaaaagcaCATATAATCTGAATATGAGCATTCCTGCCTGTGGTACTGCTTGGCAGTTATTTTCCTGAATGCTCAAGTTCAGAGGAGGTATGTTCTATTTCAATATTGTAATGTTTTTTCTTGGGGGTTTATACCATGATAATTGTGTAGCCAGTGCAGGTTTCTGTTGTCCAGTTTCCACCACAGACAGAAAACCATTGTGTGTTCTGTAAACACAGAACTTTTATGGCTGACTTAGTTGTACAATTTTCTTGGTATTGTCAGATGCTACAAACTTTGGTGTTTTGGAAGAGCTGTCTAGGCACTTTAAAATGATGTGAAGTGCGATAGACCAACTTTCTAAACTTAGTTTATAGGTTCGAGTTAACTTATTGGCTGCTgctagaaatgtttttcctctcttttctatGGAAGCTAGAAGATGGTGACAAGTGGcagatttttcagtgttatttcacattttttgtgttgtgaAAAAATTCATACAAGATGACTGTTCTAGCACTCAGCATGAGAAtttctcttgcaaaaaaaaaaaaattcagttaagGTTATCAGTATGATGTATGTATGCAGGACTTGCACTTGGTGTTGTCTGACCAGGAAGTGGTGTAGTACATTGGGCCTGATGTCAGAAATGTGTCTTGCATcatggcttttctttcttctgttgtcTTCAAGGTTGTACCCCTGGAGTCAGATCTTGGAGATGTTCCTGTTATTGATCACAAGCCATCAAAACTGCCATTGTTCAAaaaacaatatgaaaataagGTATTTATAGGTAAGAGcttttaattgcaaaatattaactgtttgttttttttttttgtaaaaaaaccccaacaaaccaaccaaatgAGAACCAACCCCAAAACTAATGCCAACTCAATCTTTCTTCACCCATCACCAGAAAAAAGTTGTGTATTTTTATCTGTAAC
This sequence is a window from Parus major isolate Abel chromosome Z, Parus_major1.1, whole genome shotgun sequence. Protein-coding genes within it:
- the MRPS30 gene encoding 39S ribosomal protein S30, mitochondrial codes for the protein MAALGARWLLRPGWRWFSETVPGAPSPPASSLYPPVVASITAKSKAAKSRRLQRFNQRVHSAATVEEKLRLYGKLQRPKYTVYPQTFALNADRWYRSFTKTVLVPGMPPRAAAAKLSVAAAGMSPEAGRAPEPGAEAPAAAEVPGDAEVLGDAGAPGAAKTPGPGAEAAPCLGLSELRSLACDALLQESFYQSKKRPFLYRDQDHTPGPFLTQLVSTLAASLSGRNPLLAASSLDLNPEVNYYWHHGEEVVVHGRRKGRVDPVRFQIDDNPHLQIRVPKQLPEVVPLESDLGDVPVIDHKPSKLPLFKKQYENKVFIGSKVADPCCYGHTQFHLLPDRLKRERFIRERLEDQIEVVYRSNGIASLFAWTAAQAMYQGFWSEADVTRPFVSQAVVTDGKYFAFFCYQLNTLALTAETIKDNPRKNICWGTDSKPLYDVVEDGNVKGFNDEVLLQLVNFLLNRPKEL